ACACAACTCAAGTCTCCACCTATACAAACGTTTGAAATATGTCAGAAATCACTACGCCCTCATGATATTGTCTGTGACTTAACACAGAAAAAAGCATCAATTGTTGAGTGTAAAGTATGTGATGTCTTAAAAACACCAGTTGTTAATTTTTGGTTAGAATATAATGATCAACCAATCAAAATGACGATTAACACGATATATCCACAGTACGATGACAAATATTTTGTAGAAGCTATATACAAAATAAAGCCGTATCAACTTAACAGCGAAAAGTTTAAATATTTGAAACTTCGGACAGATATAAATTTAAAAACTGCAAGATGGATTGATGATCTCTGGGATGAACATCAAACGGGAAATCATTGGCAAGTAGACAAATATGACATTGGTATTGTTGCTCATCCGTTTGATCCTGATGAATTTGAGGTACATTCGACGAAAGTGGGCATTCCATATTACGTTGAATGGTTAGAAGAATATCAAGAATTATATGACTTTACCGTAGCATGGAAATATTTCGTATCTGATGATGACTTATCTCTTTGGTTTCAAGTGGGTTAATATTAAAAAATTTGTTGACCATCAAGAAATATTGCATGATTGTATTGTTTTCAATGAGTTCCTCTTATTTTTCTGTTTTATTTGTGATAGAATAATATGAAGTTATTTGATAGTGATACCTGAAAAGCAAGTATCAATGTTTAAGAATCATACAAATACCATATAAAACTTTGCAAATTTAAATAGAGATTGGGTTTTGATTTATTTTTAGATAAACGACTAAAACTCTAAACTTACTTAAATATTGCAAACTTCATGGGGTGGAATCCAAAAGTCTTTGCGAAGATTATTTTTGTTCCACTCCCAATTTTTTGATGATTTTTATGAAAGTTTAATTAAAGGAAGTCTTAAGATGGAAAATTTAAATCAATCTTATTTTTTAGGATTGCAATCGTATGATAGTGATTTAGATCAATTACGTACTTTTGCAGAAACAAATAAAGTGCCTATTGTTGATCAACTCTCACTGGATTTAGTGAAACAAATTATACGCATACATCAACCGAAAGAAATTTTAGAACTTGGTACAGCGATTGGCTATAGTAGCATGCATTTTGCGTCTGTTTCACCGGATGTTCATGTGACAACCATCGAACGTAATGAAGAAATGATTGACTATGCAAAATCTCATTTTTTACAGTTTGGATATACAGAGCAAATTAGATTGATTGAGGAAGATGCGGCACAAGCATTTTCAATGGTAAATGACCGTACATATGATATGATTTTTATCGATGCAGCAAAAGCACAGTCTCAAAAGTTTTTTGAGCTATATAGTCCTCTACTAAAAGAGGGTGGTATCATTATTACAGATAATGTACTTTACCATGGTTTTGTCGCGAATATTGATATTGTCCGTAGTCGCAATGTGAAACAAATGGTAAGGAAAGTGCAAAAATTTAATCAATGGCTAAGTGAACAATCTGATTTTAAAACAAATTTTATAAATATGGATGATGGTTTAGCTATTTCAATAAAGGAGCGCAAAAATGACTGAATTATTAGTGACCCCAAAATCTCTCAGCCATATTGAAACTTTGATTGAAAAAGGTGCAGATGCCTTTGTAATCGGAGAAGAAAAATTCGGTTTACGTCTGGCTGGAGAATTTAATAGAGAACAAATGAAGCAAGCAGTTAATATCATTCATGCAGCTGGTAAAAAAGCATATGCTGCTGTAAATGGTATTTTTCATAATTATCATATCCCTGCTGTGGAAGATTATATTAAGTTTTTACATGAAATTCGTGTGGACCGTATTATTTTCGGTGACCCTGCAATTGTTATGATTGTAAAACAACAAGAAAACCCAATTCCACTTCATTGGAATGCTGAAACGCTTGTTACTAACTATTTCCAATGTAACTATTGGGGGAAACGTGGTGCAAGTCGTGCAGTGTTAGCACGTGAATTGAGCTTGGACGAAATTTTAAATATTAAAGCAAATGCTGATGTAGAAATTGAAGTTCAAGTACACGGTATGACTTGCATGTTCCAATCAAAACGTATGCTACTAGGGAACTACTATACTTTCCAAGAGCGTCAGATGAAAATTGAACGTGAAGATTTGGATGAAACAACACAATTACTTTTATATGATGAAGAACGTGACAATAAGTATCCTGTTTATGAAGATTACAATGGCACACATATTATGTCTCCAAACGATATCTGCTTAATTGAAGAATTAGCACCATTGTTTGAAGCAGGTATTGATAGTTTAAAAATTGATGGATTATTACACACGGAAGAATATATTAATACTGTGACAGAACAATATCGTGAAGCAATTGACCTATATGAAGAAGACCCTGAAACATATGAAGATGAGAAGTTTATGTTAGTGGATCCAATTGAAGCAATTCAACCTGAACACCGTCCATTTGACGAAGGATTCTACTATAAACAAACGGTATATTAATGTAAGGAGAGAGTGCATATGACGGTATTAGAAGCAGTAAAATCAGATGCGAAACCAAAAATTAAAAAACCAGAATTGCTTGCACCCGCTGGAAACTTAGAGAAATTAAAAATTGCCATCCATTATGGTGCAGATGCTGTATTTTTAGGTGGTCAAGAATATGGTTTGCGTTCAAATGCTGATAACTTCACAATTGAAGAAATTCGTGAAGGGGTAGAATTTGCAAATCGTTATGGTGCAAAAGTTTATATCACAACAAATATTATTGCTCATGATGAAAATATTGAAGGCCTTGATGAATACTTAATGCAGTTAGAAGGAACAGGTGCAACGGGTATTATCGTAGCAGACCCATTAATTATTGAAACATGTAAACGTGTGGCACCAAAACTTGAAATTCACTTATCAACACAACAGTCTTTAAGTAACTACAAAGCGGTTGAATATTGGAAAGAAGAAGGATTAGACCGTGTCGTACTTGCACGTGAAACAGGTGCAATGGAAATGAAAGAAATGAAAGACAAAGTCGATATCGAGATCGAAGCGTTTATTCATGGTGCAATGTGTATCGCATATTCAGGACGTTGTACATTAAGTAACCATATGACAGCGCGTGACTCTAACCGTGGTGGTTGCTGTCAAAGTTGCCGTTGGGATTATGATCTTCTAACAGTTGATGAAGATGGAGAATTAGACGTTTATTACGAAGATGGTGAAGCAGTGCCATTCGCAATGAGCCCACGAGACTTAAAATTAATCGAATCTATTCCAAATATGATGGATTTAGGAATCGATTCTTTAAAAATTGAAGGTCGTATGAAGTCTATTCATTATATTGCTACAGTTGTATCAGTATATCGTAAAGTAATCGATGCTTATGCAGCAGATCCAGAAAACTTTAAAATTAAACCGGAATGGTTAATTGAACTTGATAAATGTGCAAACCGTGATACAGTACCTGCATTCTTTAAAGGAACACCTGGTTATGAGGAGCAAATGTTTGGTAATGAATCTTCTAAGAAATCACCATATGACTTTATCGGACTTGTGTTAGCCTATGATGAGGAAACACAAATTGCAACGATTCAGCAACGTAACCATTTCAAACCAGGTCAAGAAGTTGAATTCTTTGGACCTGAGATTGAAACGTTCACACAAGTAGTAGAAGCAATCTACGATGAAGAAGGTAATGAGCTTGATGCTGCGCGTCACCCATTACAAATCGTTCAAATTAAAGTTGATCGTCCAATCTATGTAAATAATATGATGAGAAAAGAGGTATAGCATGATGGCGCCTACAACAATTATTGGTATAGCTGGTGGCTCAGGTTCCGGAAAAACTTCAGTCACTAATAAGATTATGAATAATTTAGAAGGCCATAGTGTGGCATTGATTGAGCAGGATTATTATTATAAAGATCAGTCTCATCTTACATTTGAGGAACGCCTTAAAACGAATTATGATCATCCATTTGCATTCGATAATGATTTATTAATTCAGAATTTAAGAGATTTATGTGCAGGTAATGAAGTTGAAGTGCCTACGTATGATTACACTAATCACACGAGAAGTGAGAAAACCATTGCATTTCAACCTAAAGATGTTATTATCGTAGAAGGTATATTTGCGCTTGAAAACGAAGAACTCCGCAATCTGATGGATGTGAAGATTTATGTCGATACAGATGCTGACCTACGTATTTTAAGACGCTTATTACGAGATACACGAGAGCGTGGTCGTACAATGGACTCAGTCATTGACCAGTATCTTAGCGTCGTTCGCCCAATGCATAATCAATTTATCGAGCCAACGAAGAAGTTTGCAGATATTATTATTCCAGAGGGTGGTAGTAATAAGGTAGCTATCGACATTATGACAACAAAGATTCAAGCACTCGTTCAGAAGAAAGATTAATTCATTAAAAAGGAAGATGAACATATGGAAAACCAAAAACAATATCCAATGACACAAGAAGGTTTTGAAAAACTTGAGCAAGAATTAGAAGAGTTAAAAACCGTTAAACGACCTGAAGTAGTTGAAAAAATTAAGGTTGCTCGTAGCTTTGGTGACTTGTCTGAGAACTCTGAGTATGATGCTGCAAAAGATGAGCAAGGTTTCATTGAGCAAGATATTCAACGTATTGAAACAATGTTACGTCACGCATTAATCATTGAAGATACTGGCGATAACAATGTTGTTCAAATTGGTAAAACTGTTACATTTGTTGAATTACCAGGTGATGACGAAGAAAGTTACCAAATCGTTGGTTCAGCTGAAGCGGACGCATTCAATGGTAAAATTTCAAATGAATCACCAATGGCGCAAGCTTTAATTGGCAAACACTTAAATGAAGAAGTTCGTGTACCACTTCCAAACGGTGGAGAAATGAACGTTAAAATTACAAAAATTCAATAATAATAATAATATTCAAAAGACTAGAGCATGGGTATGTGCTTTAGTCTTTTTTGGTTCCCAATAATCTCAACGAGCCTCTTATGTAAGACCTTAAGACAATAGCGTTAAACTTATTTCTAAAAATCCGCATATTTAAGATTAAAACTTCTATAATTTTTTTATATTTTACTTTTATCCCTTTGAAATGTTCATCTCAGTTTTGATTTTTAATGATAAAAACCATTCAATTTCCTTATCTTTCTCAAGCCTTTTTGGAAGTGAAATTGCTTAAATGTCAATATAAACAAATAATACTTTTATGAATGATTCATTTCATACCACACAATAGATAGAAAGATAATAGTAACACTTCACTGATTTAACGCGATTTAATGGCTTGTCTATCATATGTCAGGCCGTGATGAATTTTGTTCATTTATACAAAAATCGAACAATAGGCATATTATCTTAAGAAAACATTGAATTGTCAGCCTATACCAATGATGTTAAAATATTTTAATGTAAGGGATTACGGAAGGGGGATGAAGATGCAATTTAAACAAATTAGTGAACAATCTTTTATGATATATTTTGATGCACAGATAAATGAAGAAATATTCAGTGAAGTTAATGCTGTATCTGATTATTTGAAGTCATTGGAGCATCCATATATCCAAGAGATTGTACCATCATATCGAGCGATTCTTGTCTATTTTGATGGTATCTCAATCACTTATGAAGCATTATTAGAAGAGCTTGAGCTATCTACATATGTTTTATCTGCGACGGAAGTCAATCAACCAAGACGTATCGTCAATATTCCTGTCTTGTATGGTGGGAAATGGGGTCCTGATTTAGAATATGTCGCAGAATATCATAAGTTATCAGTAGAAGAAGTGATTCAATATCATATTGAAGGTTATTATCTTGTTTATATGATTGGATTTATGCCTGGTTTTCCATTCTTAGGTGGTTTAAATGCTCGCATTCATACACCACGTAAAGAAGAACCACGTTTAAAAATTCCAGCTGGTTCAGTGGGTATTGCGAACAATCAAACAGGATTGTACCCTGCAGATTCTCCAGGTGGATGGCAAATTATAGGACGCACACCAATCGATGTCTTTGACTTAAAACGTGATCCTAAGATTCTTTACCAACCTGGCGATAAAATTAAATTTTATGCGATCAACGAAGAAGAGTTTCTACATATTCAAAAATATGTAGAAAAAGGACGATTAAATTATGATGAGTGGGTGAGAATCGGCTATGAGCATTAAAATATTAAAGCCAGGATTATTTACAACTGTTCAAGATTTAGGGCGTTTTGGGCATCAATCTGAAGGGTTCTCTCCTGCAGGTGTGATGGACAGACCAAGTTATGAAATTTTAAATGCATTGCTTGAAACAGAACAACAACCTGCACTAGAAATCACAATGATCGGTCCAAAAATTAAATTCTTATCACAAAATTTATTCGCGATTACAGGTGCAGAATTTTCAGCGACACTAAATGGAGAACCCATTCCACATCAAACTGCGATTAAAGCAGAAGATGGTGATGTTTTAGACTTAGGGGCTGCCAAAGAAGGTATGCGCGCGTATATCGGTTTTGCTGAACAATTAGATATTCCATTAGTAGAAGGAAGCTATGCCACACACACACGTACACATGTTGGGGGTTATAAAGGACGCGTGTTAAAAGAAAATGACATTATCGCAACACGTGGTACAAATATGGATATCAGCTTGATTGGACGTTCAAGCGACTTTAGAAGTTTTAGTGCGAATAGCGAGTTACCCATAGGCATTATGGATGGACCACAGTTAGAGGCATTTTCAAAGCGCACCATTGCTGAAATAGAACATATTGAGTTTGAAGTGTCAGAAAGTTCGGACCGCATGGGATATCGTTTAAAAGGTGGTTCCATCAAACCAATGGAAAGTGCAGATATTATTTCTGAACCCGTTGCACTCGGAAGTATACAAGTACCAAAAGATGGTAACCCGATAATTTTATTAAATGATCGTCAAACTGTTGGTGGTTATACAAAGATTGGTACTGTGATAGATAGCGATATTGTAGATATTATTCAAAAGCGACCGGGTGAAAAGGTTCAATTTGAGTGGGTCACTTTCAATGAAGCAAATGAAATTCTTGCACGAAAAGGGCGTAAACTTGCTGATGCTAAAGAAAAGCTAAGAAGGTATCCGAAACGTTATTTAAAAAATATACGACCAACACAACGTAAAATTAAAAGCGTATTAAAAGGAGATAGTATACCATGGACTTAAAACAAATCGAACAAACACTTACTTTATTAAAAACATACGGTGTCAAACACTTCCGATATGGTGATGAAGATATGGAGTTAGAGCTTGATTTACCTGCAACACAACAGAGTGAAGACTATCAAGTGGCACCACAAGCACCGGTTCAAACAGCACCACAAGTAGCACAAACTCAAGAAGAAACATCAGAAGATACATTTAAAGAAATCCGTTCTCAAATGATTGGTACATTCTATCTACAAGATGAAAAAGAATTAACAAAACCAGTCATTAAAGTTGGCGATGTGATTCAAAAAGGGGACATCATTGGCTATGTTGAAGCGATGAAAGTGATGAACGAGGTAACAGCTGATGAAAGTGGCGAAATTGTAGAAATCCTTGTAGATCATGGTGAAAATATTGAACATAACCAATGCATCGTTAAATTAAAATAAGGGGGATATCCGAATGTATCGAGTATTAGTCGCAAATAGAGGTGAAATCGCAGTAAGAATCATCCGTGCATTACGGGAAATGAATATGGAATCTGTTGCGGTGTACGCTGTAGGCGATGAAGATAGCTTACATGTGAAACTGGCAGACCAAGCTGTTTGTATTGGGAATGCAAATCCATTAGACAGTTACTTAAATATTCATAATATCCTTTCAGCTGCTGAAATCACGAATGCAAATGCGGTTCACCCTGGTTATGGCTTTTTATCTGAAAGTCCAGTTTTTGCTGAAAAAGTTGAAAATGAAGGCTTATATTTTATCGGCCCAACAAAAACAACGATGGAGTTAATGGGGGATAAAATCACTGCACGTCAAACGGTGGACCAAGCAGGTGTTCCGATTATTCCAGGCTCTAAATCATCTGTTGAATCTGTCGATGAAGTGAAAGAACTAGCAGAGTCATTAGGCTATCCACTTGTATTAAAAGCAGCAAGTGGTGGTGGCGGTAAAGGGATCCGTATTGTCAAAGATGAAAGTATGTTAGAACAGGCGTTTAAAGAAGCAAAAAGTGAAGGAAATAAATACTTTAATGATGATCGTGTTTATGTTGAGGCATTTATTCCTGTTGCTAAGCACGTAGAGGTACAAGTGCTTGGTGATGGTGAAACAAACTTCATTCACCTTGGAGAACGTGACTGTTCTGTACAGCGTAAAAATCAAAAATTAATTGAAGAATCACCATGTAGTGCTTTAACGCCAGAAAAGCGTGAAAAAATGTGTAATGATGCGGTAAAAGTGGCACGAGCATCAAACTACCGCAGTGCTGGTACAATTGAATTTTTAGTGACTGAAGATGCGTATTATTTCATTGAGATGAATGCACGTATTCAAGTAGAACATACCGTTACTGAAATGCGTACAAATGTTGACCTTGTGTGTGAACAGTTACGCATTATGCAGAATGGCACATTGTCATTGAGACAAGAGGATATTCCATTTGAAGGTCATGTTATCGAAGCACGTATTAATGCTGAGAATCCAGAACAAGCATTTAGACCGACACCAGGAACTGTTCAAAGATTACATTTGCCACAAGGATTTAATGTACGTGTTGACTCACTCCTTTATAGTGGTTATACTGTGTCATCATATTATGATTCTTTGGTTGCTAAAGTCATCGTCAAAGGAGATAATCGTGAACATGCTATCAACAAGTTAAAAGTGACATTGGATGAAATGATTATCGATGGTTTTACAACAACTGCAGACTTCTTATATGCTGTGCTATCTTATCCACCATACTGTGAAGGAGATGCAAGTGAAGTCGACATTAAGTTTTTAGAGCGTCATGATATTATCAAGGGGGTTCAACATGGTTAAAGTAGATTTGAACTGTGACTTAGGTGAAAGTTTTGGTAACTACAAAGTTGGTAATGACGAAGAAGTATTACCACTCATTACATCTGCAAATGTTGCCTGTGGTTTTCATGCAGGCGATGAAAATGTTATGGCACAAACAGTTAAATATGCGAAACAGCATCATGTGAGTGTAGGGGTTCACCCAGGCTTTCCTGATTTACAAGGTTTTGGCCGTCGCAATTTAGACATGTCACCTGAAGAAATCTATCACATGATGGTTTATCAAATTGGGGCATTGAAGGCATTTTGTGAAATTGAAGGTGTCGAGTTGAATCATGTTAAACCACATGGCGCACTTTATCAAATGGGTGCGAAAAACCGAGAAATTGCACATGCCATTGCCAAGGCTGTATATGCAGTCGATCCAAATTTTTATCTCGTTGGTTTATCAAACTCAATTCAACTAGAAGAAGCAGAAAAAATCGGATTACCAACAGCGTCTGAGGTTTTTGCAGACCGACGTTATGAAAAAGATGGTCAATTAGTAAGTAGAAGAAAACCAGGTGCACTGATTGAAGATGCGCAAGAAGCGATTCAACAAGTAGTACGCATGGTGACAGAAGGTAAAACAACAGCCATTACTGGTGAAGAAATCGACATTAAAGCAGACACAATTTGTGTGCATGGAGATGGTGCACACGCATTAGAATTTGTAAGACAAATTAGAGAGCAACTTTCAGAAGTTGGGGTCAAGAT
This region of Staphylococcus sp. IVB6240 genomic DNA includes:
- a CDS encoding biotin-dependent carboxyltransferase family protein, with product MSIKILKPGLFTTVQDLGRFGHQSEGFSPAGVMDRPSYEILNALLETEQQPALEITMIGPKIKFLSQNLFAITGAEFSATLNGEPIPHQTAIKAEDGDVLDLGAAKEGMRAYIGFAEQLDIPLVEGSYATHTRTHVGGYKGRVLKENDIIATRGTNMDISLIGRSSDFRSFSANSELPIGIMDGPQLEAFSKRTIAEIEHIEFEVSESSDRMGYRLKGGSIKPMESADIISEPVALGSIQVPKDGNPIILLNDRQTVGGYTKIGTVIDSDIVDIIQKRPGEKVQFEWVTFNEANEILARKGRKLADAKEKLRRYPKRYLKNIRPTQRKIKSVLKGDSIPWT
- a CDS encoding acetyl-CoA carboxylase biotin carboxylase subunit; this translates as MYRVLVANRGEIAVRIIRALREMNMESVAVYAVGDEDSLHVKLADQAVCIGNANPLDSYLNIHNILSAAEITNANAVHPGYGFLSESPVFAEKVENEGLYFIGPTKTTMELMGDKITARQTVDQAGVPIIPGSKSSVESVDEVKELAESLGYPLVLKAASGGGGKGIRIVKDESMLEQAFKEAKSEGNKYFNDDRVYVEAFIPVAKHVEVQVLGDGETNFIHLGERDCSVQRKNQKLIEESPCSALTPEKREKMCNDAVKVARASNYRSAGTIEFLVTEDAYYFIEMNARIQVEHTVTEMRTNVDLVCEQLRIMQNGTLSLRQEDIPFEGHVIEARINAENPEQAFRPTPGTVQRLHLPQGFNVRVDSLLYSGYTVSSYYDSLVAKVIVKGDNREHAINKLKVTLDEMIIDGFTTTADFLYAVLSYPPYCEGDASEVDIKFLERHDIIKGVQHG
- the udk gene encoding uridine kinase, with amino-acid sequence MAPTTIIGIAGGSGSGKTSVTNKIMNNLEGHSVALIEQDYYYKDQSHLTFEERLKTNYDHPFAFDNDLLIQNLRDLCAGNEVEVPTYDYTNHTRSEKTIAFQPKDVIIVEGIFALENEELRNLMDVKIYVDTDADLRILRRLLRDTRERGRTMDSVIDQYLSVVRPMHNQFIEPTKKFADIIIPEGGSNKVAIDIMTTKIQALVQKKD
- the pxpA gene encoding 5-oxoprolinase subunit PxpA, with the protein product MVKVDLNCDLGESFGNYKVGNDEEVLPLITSANVACGFHAGDENVMAQTVKYAKQHHVSVGVHPGFPDLQGFGRRNLDMSPEEIYHMMVYQIGALKAFCEIEGVELNHVKPHGALYQMGAKNREIAHAIAKAVYAVDPNFYLVGLSNSIQLEEAEKIGLPTASEVFADRRYEKDGQLVSRRKPGALIEDAQEAIQQVVRMVTEGKTTAITGEEIDIKADTICVHGDGAHALEFVRQIREQLSEVGVKIIKIGG
- a CDS encoding biotin/lipoyl-containing protein codes for the protein MDLKQIEQTLTLLKTYGVKHFRYGDEDMELELDLPATQQSEDYQVAPQAPVQTAPQVAQTQEETSEDTFKEIRSQMIGTFYLQDEKELTKPVIKVGDVIQKGDIIGYVEAMKVMNEVTADESGEIVEILVDHGENIEHNQCIVKLK
- a CDS encoding O-methyltransferase, with product MENLNQSYFLGLQSYDSDLDQLRTFAETNKVPIVDQLSLDLVKQIIRIHQPKEILELGTAIGYSSMHFASVSPDVHVTTIERNEEMIDYAKSHFLQFGYTEQIRLIEEDAAQAFSMVNDRTYDMIFIDAAKAQSQKFFELYSPLLKEGGIIITDNVLYHGFVANIDIVRSRNVKQMVRKVQKFNQWLSEQSDFKTNFINMDDGLAISIKERKND
- the pxpB gene encoding 5-oxoprolinase subunit PxpB, whose product is MQFKQISEQSFMIYFDAQINEEIFSEVNAVSDYLKSLEHPYIQEIVPSYRAILVYFDGISITYEALLEELELSTYVLSATEVNQPRRIVNIPVLYGGKWGPDLEYVAEYHKLSVEEVIQYHIEGYYLVYMIGFMPGFPFLGGLNARIHTPRKEEPRLKIPAGSVGIANNQTGLYPADSPGGWQIIGRTPIDVFDLKRDPKILYQPGDKIKFYAINEEEFLHIQKYVEKGRLNYDEWVRIGYEH
- a CDS encoding U32 family peptidase, which produces MTVLEAVKSDAKPKIKKPELLAPAGNLEKLKIAIHYGADAVFLGGQEYGLRSNADNFTIEEIREGVEFANRYGAKVYITTNIIAHDENIEGLDEYLMQLEGTGATGIIVADPLIIETCKRVAPKLEIHLSTQQSLSNYKAVEYWKEEGLDRVVLARETGAMEMKEMKDKVDIEIEAFIHGAMCIAYSGRCTLSNHMTARDSNRGGCCQSCRWDYDLLTVDEDGELDVYYEDGEAVPFAMSPRDLKLIESIPNMMDLGIDSLKIEGRMKSIHYIATVVSVYRKVIDAYAADPENFKIKPEWLIELDKCANRDTVPAFFKGTPGYEEQMFGNESSKKSPYDFIGLVLAYDEETQIATIQQRNHFKPGQEVEFFGPEIETFTQVVEAIYDEEGNELDAARHPLQIVQIKVDRPIYVNNMMRKEV
- the greA gene encoding transcription elongation factor GreA; this translates as MENQKQYPMTQEGFEKLEQELEELKTVKRPEVVEKIKVARSFGDLSENSEYDAAKDEQGFIEQDIQRIETMLRHALIIEDTGDNNVVQIGKTVTFVELPGDDEESYQIVGSAEADAFNGKISNESPMAQALIGKHLNEEVRVPLPNGGEMNVKITKIQ
- a CDS encoding peptidase U32 family protein; protein product: MTELLVTPKSLSHIETLIEKGADAFVIGEEKFGLRLAGEFNREQMKQAVNIIHAAGKKAYAAVNGIFHNYHIPAVEDYIKFLHEIRVDRIIFGDPAIVMIVKQQENPIPLHWNAETLVTNYFQCNYWGKRGASRAVLARELSLDEILNIKANADVEIEVQVHGMTCMFQSKRMLLGNYYTFQERQMKIEREDLDETTQLLLYDEERDNKYPVYEDYNGTHIMSPNDICLIEELAPLFEAGIDSLKIDGLLHTEEYINTVTEQYREAIDLYEEDPETYEDEKFMLVDPIEAIQPEHRPFDEGFYYKQTVY